From Thalassoglobus sp. JC818, one genomic window encodes:
- a CDS encoding MOSC domain-containing protein encodes MASIEFGDLLNTVPQVGRLDWIGVSPGKKQPIEQLESATVKVGSGIDGDHHCKNRPGGRRQVTLIQAEHLPAVAKMCGRDDVSPDLLRRNLVVSGINLFSLKKSTFAIGEVVLEGTGPCDPCRRMEENLGEGGFQAMRGHGGITAKVLNGGTIRLGDSVTVVNAE; translated from the coding sequence ATGGCATCGATCGAGTTTGGCGATTTGCTCAACACAGTTCCTCAAGTGGGACGACTGGATTGGATCGGTGTTTCGCCGGGGAAGAAACAGCCGATCGAGCAGTTGGAATCCGCGACCGTGAAGGTCGGGTCCGGAATTGATGGCGACCATCACTGCAAGAATCGACCGGGAGGACGTCGGCAAGTGACTCTCATTCAAGCGGAGCACTTGCCGGCTGTTGCAAAGATGTGCGGTCGAGATGATGTCTCTCCGGATTTGCTTCGACGGAATCTCGTCGTCTCCGGAATCAATCTCTTCTCACTGAAGAAGTCGACGTTCGCCATCGGCGAAGTCGTTCTGGAAGGAACCGGTCCGTGTGATCCGTGTCGCCGGATGGAAGAGAATCTGGGGGAGGGAGGATTTCAGGCGATGCGCGGACATGGAGGGATTACCGCGAAAGTCTTAAACGGGGGTACGATCCGGCTCGGAGATTCTGTCACCGTCGTCAACGCCGAGTGA
- the murD gene encoding UDP-N-acetylmuramoyl-L-alanine--D-glutamate ligase — protein sequence MDRGDSSFAGQRVTVMGLGRFGGGIAVVNFLLDSGARVTLTDLQPASGLERSLSQIDVSRLESLVLGQHQMEDFLSADLVVVSPALNPTRNRYTLAAIEHGIPLTSEIEIFWRNCRGSKIVVTGTVGKSTTSTLIHAILNAAGKRVFLGGNIGVSLLPIVENIREEDWVVLELSSFQLSQLAAIKPAPEIALVTNFRPNHLDWHPSIDDYRRCKENASRWQSCDQVTILNRDDEALRNWPGGGRRIGFGRSLQDGEYGARVTPDGVLLQADSGQRMIPFSQLPDPFQYRHLQENLAAALAVTGVCLELSTQQLIDGIHKFEPLAHRLEVLPETGPITFVNDSKATTPEATIAAVESLPDSIYLILGGKDKQVDLRPMCEAVSRRVRGVACIGDVGATLADYFRELTPDLPVEISANLDQAVEWAVERARPGDFVLLSPGCASHSEFYNFEHRGDEFCRIVRERVTR from the coding sequence ATGGACCGTGGAGATTCTTCGTTCGCGGGACAACGTGTCACGGTCATGGGGCTTGGGCGTTTCGGCGGTGGGATTGCGGTCGTCAATTTTCTTCTCGACTCCGGTGCGCGCGTCACTCTAACAGACTTGCAGCCTGCTTCTGGCTTAGAGCGGTCACTCAGCCAGATAGATGTTTCACGTCTTGAATCGCTTGTTCTTGGTCAGCATCAGATGGAAGACTTTCTGAGTGCCGACTTGGTCGTCGTCAGTCCAGCACTGAATCCGACTCGGAATCGATACACGCTTGCAGCCATCGAACACGGTATTCCACTCACCAGCGAGATCGAGATCTTCTGGAGAAACTGCCGCGGATCGAAAATCGTCGTGACAGGAACTGTTGGCAAGTCGACCACGTCGACACTCATTCATGCGATCCTCAATGCAGCTGGCAAGAGAGTTTTCCTGGGGGGCAACATCGGTGTGAGCTTGCTCCCAATCGTCGAAAACATTCGAGAAGAAGACTGGGTCGTGTTGGAACTGAGCAGCTTCCAACTCAGCCAACTCGCAGCGATCAAGCCAGCTCCGGAAATCGCTTTGGTCACAAACTTCCGACCAAATCACCTCGACTGGCATCCTTCGATCGATGACTATCGTCGCTGTAAAGAAAATGCCTCGCGCTGGCAGTCTTGCGATCAGGTGACGATTCTCAATCGAGATGATGAAGCTCTTCGGAACTGGCCCGGCGGTGGACGGCGAATCGGCTTCGGTCGCTCGCTTCAAGATGGTGAGTATGGAGCACGCGTGACTCCCGATGGCGTCCTTCTTCAGGCGGATTCAGGTCAAAGGATGATTCCGTTCAGCCAGCTTCCTGATCCGTTTCAGTATCGCCATCTGCAGGAGAATCTCGCAGCCGCGCTGGCGGTGACGGGCGTTTGTCTTGAACTCTCAACGCAACAACTCATCGACGGAATTCACAAGTTCGAACCGCTCGCTCATCGCTTAGAAGTACTTCCGGAAACAGGGCCGATCACATTTGTGAATGACTCGAAAGCGACAACACCTGAAGCAACGATTGCGGCTGTCGAGAGCTTGCCCGATTCGATCTATTTGATTCTCGGCGGGAAAGATAAACAGGTCGATCTCCGGCCAATGTGCGAAGCTGTTTCGCGGCGGGTTCGAGGAGTCGCCTGCATCGGTGATGTTGGTGCGACACTGGCGGATTACTTTCGCGAGTTGACTCCCGATCTGCCGGTCGAAATTTCTGCGAATCTCGACCAAGCAGTTGAGTGGGCCGTTGAACGTGCTCGGCCCGGCGATTTCGTTCTGTTGTCGCCTGGGTGTGCGAGCCACTCGGAATTCTATAACTTTGAACATCGAGGTGACGAGTTCTGTCGAATTGTGCGAGAACGTGTCACTCGATAA